GGAATAACTTGCATCTTCAAAACAATAACCATCTTTTAAACGAAAGCGTTGTTTTTTCAGAGGACTAGCAACCCATAATTCATTTTCATGCTCACAAATAATCCCCCTAGAAAGCACACTAGCATTAGCAAAAGGATCAATATTACTAATCGCATAAAGCTCGTCAGAATGAAAAGGACGAAAAACAGCGACATGCTCTTTACCAACTAAAGCACAAACCCCTGTTTCAGGAAAAATATCTTCAATTTTACAGATAGTTACCCATTGACTCATAATCTACTCTCCTGACATAACTTGACGTTCTTCAAGGGTGGCGGGACGATGTTGTTGTCGCTCAGGTACAAACTGAACATTATCGTCTCGTTTAGGACTATTAATAAAATGAGCAAACCGGATTTGTGCTTCTGGATTATTAACAGTTTCTTTCCATTCACAAACAAAAAGCTTACGAATGCGAGCCATCTCTTTTTCAAGTTCGTCATTGATACCTAATTTGTCATCAATAATGACACTACGCAAATATTCGATCCCCCCCTCAAGGTTTTCAAACCAGACAGAAGTCCGTTGTAATTTATCCGCTGTACGAATATAGAACATAAGGAAACGGTCTAAGTAGCGAATAAGGGTTTCTCGATCTAAATCAGCAGCTAAAAGATCGGCATGACGAGGTTTCATACCACCATTACCACAAACATAAAGATTCCAACCTTTTTCAGTTGCAATAACGCCAATATCCTTACCCTGAGCTTCGGCACATTCACGGGTACAACCTGAAACACCAAGTTTGAATTTATGAGGCGCTCGAATACCTTTATAGCGGTTTTCTAATTCGACACCTAAACTAACACTATCTCCTACCCCAAACCGACACCAAGTGCTACCTACGCAAGTTTTTGCCATACGTAATGCCTTAGCGTAAGCGTGACCACTCTCAAAACCAGCATCAATCAGTTCTTTCCAGATAGCAGGAAGATCATCTTTTTGCGCACCAAACAACGCTATACGTTGTGAACCAGTAATTTTTGAATAGAGATTGTATTTCTTAGCAATCTGACCAACCGCAATCAATCCTTCTGGAGTAATTTCACCACCAGCACTACGAGGAATAATTGAATAAGTACCATTTTTTTGAATATTACCTAAAAAGATATCATTACTATCTTGTAACGGTACAAGATCTGGTTTAAGAATATAATTATTCCAACATGAAGCTAATATAGATCCAACTGTTGGTTTACAAACTTCACAGCCATAGCCGGTACCATGCTTTTTTATCACTTCATCAAAGGAAGTTAATCCTTCAACACGAATTAAGTGAAAAAGCTCTTGCCGAGAATATTTAAAATGTTCACAAAGTGCATGGCTTACTTCAATACCTTGTTTCGCTAATTCCAAATTAAGGATTTGCGTTACTAGTGGTATACAACCACCACATCCACTACCCGCTTTAGTTTCAGCTTTAATTGCAGCAACAGTATGACAACCAGCATGAATAGCTTGAACAATTTTTGCCTTTGTCACATCAAAACAAGAACATATTTGTGCACTATCAGGTAATGCGTCAGCGCCTAATGCAGGCTTAGCACCTGCATGTGATGGTAAAATTAGAGAATCAGGATGTTCAGGTAAATCCATATCATTAAGCATCAGTTGCAGCAAGTTACTATAATCAGATGTATCACCAACTAAAACAGCACCTAATAGTTTTTTATTATCATTAGATACCACTAACTTTTTATAAACTGGTACACTTTCATCTAAATAAACATAGCTTCTGCTAGCTATTGTTTTAGCCTTTGCATCACCAATACTACCAACGTCGACTCCCATTAATTTGAGTTTAGCACTCATATCGGCACCTTCAAATTTAGCGCTTTCACCGATTAAATGTGCTAAGGCAACTTGTGCCATTTTGTAACCAGGTGCAACTAAACCGTAAACTTTACCTTGCCAACAGGCGCATTCACCTATGGCATAAATATCCGGATCTGAAGTTTGGCAATAATCGTTAATAACGATACCTCCTCTAGGTCCAATATCTAATTCACACGCTTTAGCTAATTGGTCATTGGGACGGATGCCAGTTGAAAAAACAATAAAATCAATTTCAAGTGATGAACCATCAGAAAATTGCATAACTTTACCTGATGGGGTATGAATAATTTCTTGAGTATTTTTGCTTGTATGAACTCCAACTCCCATCTCTTCGATTTTTCTACGCAGTTGATCACCACCCATTGCATCAAGTTGCTCTGACATTAAGACTGGAGCAAATTCGACAACATGAGTTTCAACACCTAAGTTTTTCAATGCACCAGCAGCTTCAAGTCCAAGTAAACCTCCACCGACAACTGCACCTATTTTACAATTACTAGCACAATCACGAATCGCATCGAGATCTTCAATGGTACGATAAACAAAACAATTCGCCCCTTCAGCACCTTTAATTGGAGGAACCCATGGATAAGAGCCCGTTGCAATAATCAACTTATCATAAGAAACAATACGCCCAGTTTGTGAATGCACCTCTTTACGTTGGCGATTAATCAAAATAATCCGTTCATTAAGTAAAATATTAATATCATTTTCTTGGTACAAGCCTTCCCGAACTAAAGACAGAGCTTCTGCAGTATGGCCTGAAAAATAGGAAGAAAGATGAACACGATCATAAGCTACTCTTGGTTCTTGGCAAAAGATGGTAATTTTAAAATTATCAGACTGCATTTTTTCGATAATTTCTTCGACAAAACGATGTCCAACCATCCCATTGCCTATAATAACGAGATTGGTTTTACTCATAAAAAGCTCCAAATTTATTTTTAATTCAATTATTTAATTTTTATCTATACGATATTTTAAGGAACTTTAGATAGAATATAATTACCCTCAAGGATTACCACTTTAGTAGTAGATTAAATAATAAGCTTTAAAACAATAAGTTATCATTCTTGACTAACTAAATATCAATGAAAATTAACAAATTAATGAGATCAACCTCTCAAACTAAAGTAAAAAAACAATTGCCAATTTAGGACAAACCAGTATAATTAGCCGACTAAATAAATTAGGTAAAGCAATTGAATTACAACTCAAGAATACTTCCTTCGCGCGAAACTTTAGCAAAAGCACAAAGTTTTAATGATGAAATTATCGAGGTTTCAGGCGTTGATCTGGTCCTAAGTTTAATTACTACTGCCGATTTAATTCGTTCTAATATTTATGCACAACTTGCAAAAGATTATGATGTTTCTGAAGGAAAATTTGAATTGCTAATGTCATTGTATAGTGAAGGTGAAACCTGCGCTAGCGAGCTAGCATTGAAAGTTGGCGTCACTCCTGCAACTGTCTCAGTAATGGTTAAACGGATGTTAGCTGCGCAAGATCCTTTAATATCGATGACGAAAAGTGGGGAAGATGGTCGTTCTCGACTAATCAGGCTCACCACAACTGGTGTAAATCTTATACAAAAAGCGCTACCTAATCACTTAAAATCGATTCGTGCTTTTGCTCAGGTTTTAAATGCACAAGAGCAGGAATCTTTAATTGCAATGTTACGTAAATTATTACGTAAATAATTGCTTTTAATCACTAAAAATCATGATATTTTAACAATATACTTAGCTGACTAAATAAATGAAAAATAAACTAAACTTAGATTTACCAAAAAACATTAAAATTCCTGCTATATTTTTATTGCTACTTCTAATTGGATCAACATTGATTTGTCTTGGTTCAAGGAACGATGCAGTAACTGTTGCTAAAAGTATCAAATCAGGCGTATTAACTGCTGATGAAATCAATGTTGCATTTCAAAATGTAGGTGGCAAAGTCATTAAACGGTTTGTCCAAGAATCACAATTTGTAAAAAAAGGCGATCCATTAATGCAACTTGAAGATACTGATACGCAGCTATCAATAGATCGCTTACAAGCGCTAGTTGATAGTCAAACAGCCGCAGTTAATCAAGAACAAGCAGCAATCGAAATCACTGAAAATGAAACTAACCTCAATGAATTATCAACGTGGCGGAAAATAGAAGAAGTTAAAGCGAACTTAGAAGCTGCAATATCTTCTCGAGACTTAGCTAATACTGAATTTCAACGTCATACTCAATTAAGAAAAACTGGAGGCTCTTCACAATCACAACTTGATGCTGCACGCAATGCCTACATTAATTCAAAAATGCAAGTTGTACAGATTGAAAGTCAATTATCAACATTGATGATTGGTGCAACACCTGAACAAATCACTCAGTTTGAACAAACTAGAAATGCAACGGGTATGACATTGCAGTCGATTACTATTGCTAGACAAAAACTGCAAAATCGCCAAAATCAACTTGCTCAAATTCGTGCTCAACTAGCACAAGCCGAAGCCGATTTAAAACAACTGAAAGTAAATTATAGCCGCCTTACATTAGTTGCACCAGAAGATGGAAAAGTACTAAAACTAATGTTTGAAGATGGTGAAATGGTGCCTGCTGGCGCACCAGCAGTATTGTTAGAAACAGACCGTAAATATGTTGACATCTATGTTAACGAAAAAATGGTTAATGGTTATCAACCTAAAACTGAAGTAAAAGCGAATGTGATTGCCCTGGACAAAACAGTAAAAGGTACTGTCCGTTTTGCAACCGCGGCGCCTTCATTTGCTGATTTACGAATGACTCGGGAACGAGGACAGGCAGATTTAACATCTTATCAAGTCAGAATTTATATAGAACCTATACCGCATTTATTAACAGGTATGACAATTGAGGTTGATCAATGATGCAAAACATCATTAAATCTATGCTTGAAGAGCTTGATGCTATGCTATCAGGCCACTTCATTCCATATTATAAAGTGTGCTTAGGTTTAGCGGCTATCGTATCACTTGTTTTTTCAATTGTGCTAAGCCATGGTTCAGTTTTTGAAGGAAAAATTGCTGTTATTGATCTTGATGGTTCCAATTACTCAACTGAATTAATCAGTAAAGTAAATACTTCACCATTTATTGAAATAACAGAAGTAATTCGCTCACCAATAAATCCAATTACATTAGTATCACACGACCGTAATTTAGGAGTGTTATATATTCCTAAAGGACTTGAAAAGTCTCTAAAAAAAGGGGATCAAACCGTTAAGTTAGGTTATTTTGCTGATGATTCAAATGACGCACAAAATGCCAAGGTAATGCAAAGTCTTAATGAAATCATTCCTGAATCGGGTGCTGAATTGAGCGTTGGTAAAGTTGCAGCATTAGGGCTTGGAAGAGAAGCAACTGAAGCAACCTTATCACCAATGCAATTAAAAACTAGGACCATGTTTAATCCGTCTAGTTCATCAACAATATCCACTATAATCTATTTCGTTTACTTCTTCTCGTCATTAACGTATGGATTAACATCATTAATGATAATTGGCCGATTAAAAACAATGGGGATGTGGAATACCGTAATAGAACGTGGTTTTGTACCACTATTAGCGAGAACCGTGCCTTATGCCCTATTTTATACCACTGCTTTAACTTTAATTACTGCAATACTAGTTTTATTTGGGCAATTACGTTTTGATGGTAATTACTTTATTTTTGTACCTAGTGTATTTATGACTGGACTCGCTTTTGGCTGGTTAGGCTTCTTATTATCTTGGAATACCAATCATCCAGGCGAAGGGGCTAGCAGAATGATTTTCCTTGTTCCACCTGGATTCATTATGGGTGGCTCAACCATGGCGGTAGGCATTATGCCAATCTGGGCATTTTATGTCAGCCACGCATTTCCATTAGTTTGGCTCTTCCGCTTTTTCCGCGATATAGGTATACGAGGACGTTCATTTGTCGATATGTTATCAACATATGGAATATTCATTATTTATTTAACCGTTATTGCTTTTATCGTGATGATGTTTGTTAATCGCTTGAAAAAACCAGACAATCAAACGCAAATTAATTAATTTATTCATACATAAGTTATTGAAACGCTTCCGCGGTTCAATAACTTTCTTCTTTACTATTATTCCAAGCGACCAGTGATGATGAAAATTGAATATTTTTATCAATCCACCGTTCAAATTCGTCATTTAACCAAATTAAACCGGCGAAACCCACCACCTAAAGTGACGTTAGAAATGGGGAATTTCCCAATTAACATGCAGGGCTTTTGTACTTTTTCAACCTTTAAACAAGCGATGAGTAAGGCAACGCAATAACCTTTATCTGATTGAAAGTATGCATAAATTTATGCTAAATTTTGTATGCTTTCAATCTAAAGACGGTTAAATAGATTGCGCTTGTGTGGAGCAAAAGCAGGTTGCCGGGTGTTATCCTATTAGCAAAACGTTTTTTTATTAATAATGAATTGATCGCTACCTGTGATTTTTTCAACAATCAGATCATTAAAGTTATCGATAGTTAGCTGGGCATGATGATTAATCAAATTAGACATATTGACACCAATCACCTGACAATTAGCCTTATTTGCTGACTCAATGCCCGCAGCGGAATCTTCAAAAACAATACACGAACTGGCGGCTAAATTTAACAGTTTTGCGCCTTGCAAATAGCCGTCTGGAGCTGGTTTGGTGTTAGCCACCATTTCGCCGGTGATAAATACCGACGGTTTAGCAACCTGTAGCAAACTAAATCTTGCTTCAGCCACAATTTTAGTGCCGGAAGTGACAATCCCCCAAGGGATATTCATTGATGATAATAGCTGCAGAAAATCGCTTGCGCCCGGTATTTCATCAATCCCTTGTACATCATTTGACTCTAATTGCTCCATCCAATGATATTCTTGCTCAATCAAACTAGTGGGCTGATCAGGTAAAAACAGCTTAATATTATCGATAGCTTTACGCCCATGAATGGTTGTTAATACCTTAGTGGCATCTAAATGATGCCGCTGAGCAAATTTCAACCAGCAGCGCTCAACTGCTGGTAGAGAGTTAACCAAAGTACCATCTAAATCAAACAAAGTACCTTTAGCTTTCATATTATAGTTTACCTGCACTTCCACAAATACGAATTTTATCTTCCACAATTTTCGCCATTGCCAGTTTAGCCGGTTGCATGTAGTGCCTTGGATCGTTAGCATCCGGTTGAGCTTGAAAGTATTGTTTCAACGCATCTGAAAAAGCAATTTTTAATTCAGTTGCCACATTCACTTTACAGATACCTAATGAAATCGATTTTTTCACCATTGCTTCAGGTATTCCTGAAGCGCCATGCAACACCAGAGGAATCGCAACTTTATCGCGTATTTTGGCTAATCGATCAAAATCCAATTTAGGCTCACCTTTATACATACCATGAGCCGATCCAATTGCCACCGCTAAAGAATCGATGCCTGTTCGCTCGACATATTCCCTTGCCGCATCCGGATCAGTAAAAGCGCTGTCTTTATCATCCACAACAAGATCGTCTTCTTGTCCACCCAGACGCCCTAATTCAGCTTCAACACTGGCATTAAATTTATGACTAAATTCGACCATTTTACGCACAATGTCAATATTTTCTTCAAAGGGATGATGTGAAGCATCGATCATAACCGAGCGAATACCGCCGGCAATTTTGGCTTGAATATCATCGACATCTTCATGGTGATCAAGATGCAAAGCAAACGGGAAATGTTTAATTTGGGCCGCTGTTTTACAAATGTTGATTAAATACTCTGTGCCGGCATAACGATAAGTGCCGGGGGTCGCGGCTAATATAACCGGAGACTGCAACTGTTTTGCGGTATCAACCACAACTTGAATTGTTTCAAGGTTGTGAATATTAAATGCCGGAACAGCATAATTTTCACGTTGCGCTTTTTTTAACATCTCTTGACTTGAAATAAGATACATAATAACTCCTTAATTAATATTTAATAAATTTGGTTAACAATAACTTGTTGGAAATAATCATCATAATTGTGCATATTCACAAAGCCGGTTTGCGATTCCATGGCATTTAACATGCCCATCGTCATCGCCCTTTTGAGCATGGTTTCTATCGATTCGTTTTCATGAATGCTTACTGCAAGACCCGCTAACGTCACATCGCCAGACCCAACCGGATTGACAACATCAATTTTAGGAATTGAAACTTGATAATATTGCTGATGACAACGAGCAAAAGCTCCATTTTTACCCAGTGAAATGATGATAAAAGGGATTGCATTCAGCAGTGGATGATCAACCGCCTTAATCAACGAAGCAGTATCATTAACATCAATATCCATCTGAATTATTTGTTGTAATTCATCTTTATTCGGCTTAATTAAGTAAGGTTTATGTTCAGAGACCAACGTAGCTAATAACATTTTGCCGGAGGAATCTAGTAAAACAGGAATGGCTTTTTTATTGGCGATTTGAATTAATGTGGCATAAAAATCAACCGGGAAACCTTGTGGTAGAGATCCTGAAATGGTCATTACCTTGGCTTTATCCACTAACGTTTGATAGTGCGCTAAAAAGGCATCCACCTCTTTTTGTTCGAGTGTTGGCCCAGATTCTAGAATTTCGGTTTGATTACCTTCATGTAATATCGCAATACAATTACGTGATTCATGTTTAGTAACATAAAAATGGTAATGGATATTGTCACTATCTAACTGTTTTTGAATATACTGGCCGGTTGTACCGCCAACAATACCTGAGGCTAACACATTGATGCCCGAAAATTTCACACCTCGTGTGACATTTAGCCCTTTACCACCGGCGGTTTTTTTAACATTTGTAACACGATTAATGTCATTAATATGGAGTGTATTGAGTGGATAAGAGATATCCACAGAAGGATTCATGGTAATTGTTAATATCATATTCTCGCCTACATATTGATTGCAAAATCATATCGTTGGGAGAAATAACAAGCTTAAACAATTAAATTAGTTTAATAATATTAATCAACATAATAGCCAACAACAATCCATTGTCATTATTACGTTAACTATATAAAATCAAATATTTAGCTAAAAAATCTTTTAAGCTTTATTCAAAAAGATACACAATCACCAGTCAAAATTTAAACAGCTATAAAATCAATGCCTTTTTCTTCAAATTGTTGTTTATAACTGTTATCGACATCAGTATCGGTAATAATGGTACTTAGTTTATTAAGTGGTAATACGATATTAATGCCATTTCGTCCAAATTTTGATGAATCTAAAACTGCAATAACCTGCCTTGCCGCATTAGCCATCACACTACTGATAGTGTAGCCTTCGTTAAACGTTGTTATTCCTCTTTTTGCATCTATTCCATCTGCACCAACAAACAAAATATCAGCAGAAATGCCGTCTAACGATTGCTCAGCAATTT
This Gilliamella sp. ESL0443 DNA region includes the following protein-coding sequences:
- a CDS encoding HAD-IA family hydrolase; this translates as MKAKGTLFDLDGTLVNSLPAVERCWLKFAQRHHLDATKVLTTIHGRKAIDNIKLFLPDQPTSLIEQEYHWMEQLESNDVQGIDEIPGASDFLQLLSSMNIPWGIVTSGTKIVAEARFSLLQVAKPSVFITGEMVANTKPAPDGYLQGAKLLNLAASSCIVFEDSAAGIESANKANCQVIGVNMSNLINHHAQLTIDNFNDLIVEKITGSDQFIINKKTFC
- the nirD gene encoding nitrite reductase small subunit NirD, with amino-acid sequence MSQWVTICKIEDIFPETGVCALVGKEHVAVFRPFHSDELYAISNIDPFANASVLSRGIICEHENELWVASPLKKQRFRLKDGYCFEDASYSIAHYEVKIDNDGFVKVKFN
- a CDS encoding tagatose bisphosphate family class II aldolase produces the protein MYLISSQEMLKKAQRENYAVPAFNIHNLETIQVVVDTAKQLQSPVILAATPGTYRYAGTEYLINICKTAAQIKHFPFALHLDHHEDVDDIQAKIAGGIRSVMIDASHHPFEENIDIVRKMVEFSHKFNASVEAELGRLGGQEDDLVVDDKDSAFTDPDAAREYVERTGIDSLAVAIGSAHGMYKGEPKLDFDRLAKIRDKVAIPLVLHGASGIPEAMVKKSISLGICKVNVATELKIAFSDALKQYFQAQPDANDPRHYMQPAKLAMAKIVEDKIRICGSAGKL
- the lacC gene encoding tagatose-6-phosphate kinase; translated protein: MILTITMNPSVDISYPLNTLHINDINRVTNVKKTAGGKGLNVTRGVKFSGINVLASGIVGGTTGQYIQKQLDSDNIHYHFYVTKHESRNCIAILHEGNQTEILESGPTLEQKEVDAFLAHYQTLVDKAKVMTISGSLPQGFPVDFYATLIQIANKKAIPVLLDSSGKMLLATLVSEHKPYLIKPNKDELQQIIQMDIDVNDTASLIKAVDHPLLNAIPFIIISLGKNGAFARCHQQYYQVSIPKIDVVNPVGSGDVTLAGLAVSIHENESIETMLKRAMTMGMLNAMESQTGFVNMHNYDDYFQQVIVNQIY
- a CDS encoding HlyD family secretion protein translates to MKNKLNLDLPKNIKIPAIFLLLLLIGSTLICLGSRNDAVTVAKSIKSGVLTADEINVAFQNVGGKVIKRFVQESQFVKKGDPLMQLEDTDTQLSIDRLQALVDSQTAAVNQEQAAIEITENETNLNELSTWRKIEEVKANLEAAISSRDLANTEFQRHTQLRKTGGSSQSQLDAARNAYINSKMQVVQIESQLSTLMIGATPEQITQFEQTRNATGMTLQSITIARQKLQNRQNQLAQIRAQLAQAEADLKQLKVNYSRLTLVAPEDGKVLKLMFEDGEMVPAGAPAVLLETDRKYVDIYVNEKMVNGYQPKTEVKANVIALDKTVKGTVRFATAAPSFADLRMTRERGQADLTSYQVRIYIEPIPHLLTGMTIEVDQ
- the nirB gene encoding nitrite reductase large subunit NirB, producing the protein MSKTNLVIIGNGMVGHRFVEEIIEKMQSDNFKITIFCQEPRVAYDRVHLSSYFSGHTAEALSLVREGLYQENDINILLNERIILINRQRKEVHSQTGRIVSYDKLIIATGSYPWVPPIKGAEGANCFVYRTIEDLDAIRDCASNCKIGAVVGGGLLGLEAAGALKNLGVETHVVEFAPVLMSEQLDAMGGDQLRRKIEEMGVGVHTSKNTQEIIHTPSGKVMQFSDGSSLEIDFIVFSTGIRPNDQLAKACELDIGPRGGIVINDYCQTSDPDIYAIGECACWQGKVYGLVAPGYKMAQVALAHLIGESAKFEGADMSAKLKLMGVDVGSIGDAKAKTIASRSYVYLDESVPVYKKLVVSNDNKKLLGAVLVGDTSDYSNLLQLMLNDMDLPEHPDSLILPSHAGAKPALGADALPDSAQICSCFDVTKAKIVQAIHAGCHTVAAIKAETKAGSGCGGCIPLVTQILNLELAKQGIEVSHALCEHFKYSRQELFHLIRVEGLTSFDEVIKKHGTGYGCEVCKPTVGSILASCWNNYILKPDLVPLQDSNDIFLGNIQKNGTYSIIPRSAGGEITPEGLIAVGQIAKKYNLYSKITGSQRIALFGAQKDDLPAIWKELIDAGFESGHAYAKALRMAKTCVGSTWCRFGVGDSVSLGVELENRYKGIRAPHKFKLGVSGCTRECAEAQGKDIGVIATEKGWNLYVCGNGGMKPRHADLLAADLDRETLIRYLDRFLMFYIRTADKLQRTSVWFENLEGGIEYLRSVIIDDKLGINDELEKEMARIRKLFVCEWKETVNNPEAQIRFAHFINSPKRDDNVQFVPERQQHRPATLEERQVMSGE
- a CDS encoding ABC transporter permease, with protein sequence MMQNIIKSMLEELDAMLSGHFIPYYKVCLGLAAIVSLVFSIVLSHGSVFEGKIAVIDLDGSNYSTELISKVNTSPFIEITEVIRSPINPITLVSHDRNLGVLYIPKGLEKSLKKGDQTVKLGYFADDSNDAQNAKVMQSLNEIIPESGAELSVGKVAALGLGREATEATLSPMQLKTRTMFNPSSSSTISTIIYFVYFFSSLTYGLTSLMIIGRLKTMGMWNTVIERGFVPLLARTVPYALFYTTALTLITAILVLFGQLRFDGNYFIFVPSVFMTGLAFGWLGFLLSWNTNHPGEGASRMIFLVPPGFIMGGSTMAVGIMPIWAFYVSHAFPLVWLFRFFRDIGIRGRSFVDMLSTYGIFIIYLTVIAFIVMMFVNRLKKPDNQTQIN
- a CDS encoding MarR family winged helix-turn-helix transcriptional regulator, which translates into the protein MNYNSRILPSRETLAKAQSFNDEIIEVSGVDLVLSLITTADLIRSNIYAQLAKDYDVSEGKFELLMSLYSEGETCASELALKVGVTPATVSVMVKRMLAAQDPLISMTKSGEDGRSRLIRLTTTGVNLIQKALPNHLKSIRAFAQVLNAQEQESLIAMLRKLLRK